A DNA window from Candidatus Eisenbacteria bacterium contains the following coding sequences:
- a CDS encoding MBL fold metallo-hydrolase, whose translation MRGAPRPGGIPEITALELARALERGEPAQVLDVRLPVRVAAGRIDVAPPGRFRNRLGSQVLAARDLAELELDPARPVTVVCGHGNTSREVAAHLRSLGCPAASLQGGMAAWMALVLPRELEPVAGLDRLVQFDRIGKGSLGYLLVSDGEALILDPPRDAAAFLEAAAACGARVVGVADTHVHADYISGAARLSAELGVPYHLHPADGSYPYDGTPGRLKLNPLADGDVLRVGRCELTARHTPGHTEGSISFLAGEAAAFTGDFVFVATLGRPDLAGKSSEWAARLWESLQRARREWPPAMWIYPAHYAERSERRPDGAVGERFGDLLGRNEGFQPGDREEFLRWVEARGAGFPDAYRTIKAVNVGLVEVDEAGAEELEVGRNECALGGRQA comes from the coding sequence GTGCGTGGCGCGCCGCGCCCCGGCGGTATTCCGGAGATCACCGCGCTGGAGCTTGCCCGGGCCCTCGAGCGCGGCGAGCCCGCACAGGTGCTCGACGTGCGCCTGCCCGTCCGGGTGGCGGCGGGCCGCATCGACGTGGCACCTCCCGGACGATTCCGGAATCGCCTGGGGTCCCAGGTGCTGGCCGCGCGAGACCTGGCGGAACTCGAGCTGGACCCGGCGCGACCCGTGACCGTCGTGTGCGGCCACGGCAACACCAGCCGGGAGGTGGCCGCGCACCTGCGGAGCCTGGGATGCCCGGCGGCATCACTCCAGGGCGGGATGGCGGCCTGGATGGCGCTGGTGCTGCCGCGCGAGCTGGAGCCGGTCGCCGGGCTGGACCGTTTGGTGCAGTTCGACCGGATTGGCAAGGGCTCGCTGGGCTACCTCCTCGTCAGCGACGGCGAGGCGCTCATCCTGGACCCGCCGCGCGACGCGGCGGCCTTCCTCGAGGCGGCGGCCGCCTGCGGCGCGCGCGTGGTGGGCGTGGCCGACACCCACGTGCACGCCGACTACATCTCCGGCGCCGCCCGCCTCTCGGCGGAGCTGGGGGTGCCCTACCACCTGCACCCGGCCGACGGGAGCTATCCCTACGACGGCACGCCCGGCCGGCTGAAGCTCAACCCCCTCGCCGACGGCGACGTGCTGCGCGTGGGGCGCTGTGAGCTCACCGCGCGCCACACCCCGGGCCACACCGAGGGCAGCATCTCGTTCCTCGCGGGCGAGGCGGCCGCGTTCACCGGGGACTTCGTGTTCGTGGCCACGCTCGGGCGGCCCGACCTCGCGGGCAAGTCCTCCGAGTGGGCCGCGCGACTCTGGGAGAGCCTGCAGCGGGCGCGGCGCGAGTGGCCGCCGGCGATGTGGATCTACCCCGCGCACTATGCGGAACGGAGCGAGCGCCGCCCCGACGGCGCCGTGGGCGAGCGCTTCGGCGACCTGCTCGGGCGCAACGAGGGGTTCCAGCCCGGGGATCGCGAGGAGTTCCTGCGCTGGGTGGAGGCGCGGGGAGCGGGCTTCCCGGATGCCTATCGGACCATCAAGGCGGTCAACGTGGGGCTGGTCGAAGTGGACGAGGCGGGCGCGGAGGAGCTGGAGGTGGGGCGCAACGAGTGTGCCCTGGGCGGCCGGCAGGCTTGA
- a CDS encoding carboxypeptidase regulatory-like domain-containing protein: protein MPAAEPGEAGGPELTLVAVRLGDMTLTDGLACYQAPTGLMVPLGPLAGLLDLGIRVDSSRLAADGFILSEERRFQLDAATRTVRVGGREFRFTAGQVQSIGGELCVEHASLAAWLPLSLVFDPYASTLTVVPREPLPMQQRLERQRLIAGNLARMGARVPSGPLRETPYRLWDAPSIDQTLAVTVVPGETGGRRAWSQHTAYLSMDLLYTEAGARLTSQGQGGHSELRLHAGRRDLQGDLLGPLHARELAVGEIAFPGLETVSRPALGTGFLLSSFPLSQPSQFDRHTFRGDLPPGWEVELYRNGAILAYRQAGPAGTYVFEDVPLMFGWNSFRRVFHGPQGQRRVETDFFNVGADLTPPGKAYYRLAASGLGGAQERALLELHLGLPAHLSATASLAQARLGPETRRYAKLGARALAGNLLAGLDVAGDQGHGKLASASLQTRLGPLGITARHTRADGFRSEVVGTHLRSRRLSSLRLDALVHPPLLPAIPAVVEISRDLSDRTTDLRQVAARLSCSRRGLSVTSMSTWTRTLFPSTGGAPEDALRGLLLFSRQIQGFALRGEFDYDLDRRERRTALSLAAELPHGDGVQYGAGVTREMSTGRVRYQLSYQKTDGAVGVGVTTGYARDAGVTAGLSLSLGLNREPRTGRWHPHARPVAVAGAASARVFLDRNGNGAMDPGEEPIEGASLLLDESYSPGQTDRQGLAFLSHLPADRSVELGVVPGSLEDPQWVLERRAVEMVPRPGRVTTVDFPVAVSGEISGTLHRNAAASLRPAEGVEVQLVDEGRGRAVRRTHSDYDGFYNFAELLPGRYRVQFAAPQMLALGVVAPEPRQIEVEAGGTLREGVDFVLGPAGGAQATGSLALAPTTAGRASAASAAPPPAAHTVTVARRIPVMSAPKLVPAMPSPAPPAPPAAAPAARGTSDHGRTLAGLPALPRFLAAPDTTPRVTPGPRPNWDEPFREIGRALLRLLGAGRRTP from the coding sequence ATGCCCGCGGCCGAGCCCGGCGAGGCCGGCGGGCCGGAACTCACCCTGGTCGCGGTGCGCCTCGGCGACATGACGCTCACCGACGGGCTCGCCTGCTACCAGGCCCCCACGGGCCTGATGGTCCCCCTGGGCCCCCTGGCCGGGCTGCTGGACCTGGGCATTCGCGTGGACAGTTCCCGGCTTGCCGCCGACGGGTTCATCCTGTCCGAGGAGCGGCGCTTCCAGCTGGATGCCGCCACCCGCACGGTCCGCGTGGGCGGCCGCGAATTCCGGTTCACCGCGGGCCAGGTGCAGAGCATCGGCGGGGAGTTGTGCGTGGAGCACGCGTCGCTCGCCGCATGGTTGCCGCTGAGCCTGGTCTTCGACCCCTATGCCTCCACGCTCACAGTGGTCCCGCGGGAGCCGCTGCCGATGCAGCAGCGCCTCGAGCGGCAGCGCCTCATCGCCGGCAACCTGGCCCGCATGGGCGCGCGGGTGCCGTCCGGGCCGCTGCGCGAGACCCCCTACCGCCTGTGGGACGCGCCGTCCATTGACCAGACGCTGGCGGTCACGGTGGTTCCGGGCGAGACGGGCGGTCGGCGGGCGTGGTCCCAGCACACCGCCTACCTGAGCATGGATCTGCTGTACACCGAGGCGGGCGCGCGGCTCACCTCGCAGGGCCAGGGCGGGCATTCCGAACTGCGCCTGCACGCCGGCAGGCGCGACCTGCAGGGGGACCTGCTGGGACCTCTCCACGCGCGCGAGCTGGCGGTGGGCGAGATCGCATTTCCCGGCCTGGAAACGGTGTCCCGTCCGGCGCTGGGCACCGGGTTCCTGCTGAGCAGCTTCCCCCTCTCGCAGCCGAGCCAGTTCGACCGCCACACCTTTCGCGGCGACCTCCCGCCCGGCTGGGAGGTGGAGCTGTATCGCAACGGCGCCATCCTGGCATACCGGCAGGCGGGCCCCGCCGGGACCTACGTCTTCGAGGACGTGCCGCTGATGTTCGGCTGGAACTCCTTCCGGCGCGTGTTCCACGGACCGCAGGGGCAGCGCCGGGTGGAGACGGACTTCTTCAACGTGGGCGCGGACCTCACGCCGCCGGGCAAGGCCTACTACCGCCTGGCGGCGAGCGGACTGGGAGGGGCCCAGGAGCGGGCGTTGCTGGAGCTTCACCTGGGCCTGCCCGCGCACCTGTCCGCCACCGCCAGCCTGGCCCAGGCGCGCCTGGGCCCCGAGACGCGCCGCTACGCGAAGCTGGGCGCGCGGGCGCTGGCCGGAAACCTGCTCGCGGGACTGGACGTGGCCGGCGACCAGGGCCATGGCAAGCTGGCCAGCGCCTCGCTGCAGACGCGGCTGGGGCCGCTCGGCATCACCGCGCGCCACACCCGGGCGGACGGATTCCGCAGCGAGGTCGTGGGCACGCATCTGCGGTCACGGCGGCTCTCGTCGTTGCGCCTCGACGCGCTGGTGCACCCCCCGCTGCTCCCGGCCATCCCGGCGGTGGTGGAGATCAGTCGCGATCTCTCCGACCGCACCACCGACCTGCGCCAGGTGGCCGCGCGGCTCTCGTGCTCGCGACGCGGTCTCTCCGTGACCAGCATGTCCACCTGGACCCGCACCTTGTTCCCCTCCACCGGGGGCGCGCCGGAGGATGCGCTGCGCGGGCTGTTGCTGTTCAGCAGGCAGATCCAGGGGTTCGCGCTGCGCGGCGAGTTCGACTACGACCTGGACCGCCGGGAGCGCCGCACCGCGTTGTCGCTGGCGGCCGAGCTGCCGCACGGCGACGGCGTGCAGTACGGCGCCGGCGTGACGCGGGAGATGAGCACCGGCCGGGTGCGCTACCAGCTTTCGTACCAGAAGACCGACGGGGCGGTGGGCGTGGGGGTGACCACCGGGTACGCACGCGACGCGGGCGTGACGGCGGGCTTGAGCCTGAGCCTGGGGCTCAACCGGGAGCCCCGCACCGGGCGCTGGCACCCGCATGCGCGCCCCGTCGCGGTCGCCGGTGCGGCCTCGGCGCGGGTCTTCCTGGACCGCAACGGCAACGGCGCAATGGATCCCGGCGAGGAGCCCATCGAGGGAGCCAGCCTGCTGCTGGACGAGTCGTACAGTCCCGGCCAGACGGACCGGCAGGGCCTGGCGTTCCTGAGCCACCTGCCCGCGGACCGCAGCGTGGAGCTGGGGGTGGTGCCGGGCTCGCTCGAGGACCCGCAATGGGTGCTGGAGCGCCGGGCGGTGGAGATGGTCCCGCGCCCCGGGCGCGTGACCACGGTGGACTTCCCGGTGGCGGTCTCCGGGGAGATCAGCGGCACGCTGCACCGGAACGCCGCCGCGTCCCTGCGGCCCGCGGAGGGAGTCGAGGTCCAGCTGGTGGACGAGGGCCGCGGCCGGGCGGTGCGCCGCACGCACAGCGACTACGACGGCTTCTACAACTTCGCCGAACTGCTGCCCGGGCGCTACCGGGTGCAGTTCGCGGCTCCGCAGATGCTGGCCCTGGGAGTGGTGGCGCCCGAGCCGCGGCAGATCGAGGTGGAGGCCGGGGGCACGCTGCGCGAGGGCGTGGACTTCGTGCTCGGACCCGCCGGCGGAGCGCAGGCCACCGGCTCCCTGGCACTCGCCCCGACGACCGCCGGGCGCGCGAGCGCCGCGAGCGCCGCGCCGCCGCCGGCGGCGCACACCGTCACGGTCGCGCGGAGAATCCCGGTCATGTCCGCGCCGAAGCTCGTCCCGGCGATGCCCTCGCCCGCGCCCCCCGCGCCGCCGGCCGCGGCCCCCGCCGCGCGCGGCACCTCAGACCACGGCCGCACCCTCGCCGGGCTGCCGGCGCTCCCGCGCTTCCTGGCCGCGCCCGACACCACGCCCCGGGTGACCCCGGGCCCGCGGCCCAACTGG
- a CDS encoding DUF4402 domain-containing protein, translating to MKSTFVACLFVVAAACALAPLAQAQMNTANTTANANATIIAAIAISRTAHMNFGSVVAGGTSGTVVLTAGASPTRTAGGGTTLGNAASVSSATFTVTGEPSNTYAITLPSSPVTISSAGNNMTVDTFTSSPSGTGTLSGGGSQTLYVGATLNVGASQATGVYTGTFTVTVTYN from the coding sequence ATGAAATCCACATTCGTTGCCTGCCTGTTCGTCGTCGCGGCGGCGTGCGCCCTTGCGCCCCTGGCGCAGGCCCAGATGAACACCGCCAACACCACGGCGAACGCCAACGCCACCATCATAGCGGCGATCGCCATCAGTCGCACCGCCCACATGAACTTCGGCTCGGTGGTCGCGGGCGGAACGTCGGGCACGGTGGTGCTCACCGCCGGAGCCAGCCCCACGCGCACGGCGGGCGGAGGCACCACGCTGGGCAACGCCGCGTCCGTGTCGTCGGCCACCTTTACCGTGACCGGCGAGCCCTCCAACACGTATGCCATCACCCTGCCCTCCAGTCCGGTCACCATCAGCAGCGCGGGCAACAACATGACCGTGGACACCTTCACCAGCAGCCCCAGCGGCACCGGAACCCTGAGTGGCGGCGGTTCCCAGACCTTGTACGTGGGCGCGACCCTGAATGTCGGGGCCAGCCAGGCGACCGGCGTGTACACCGGCACCTTCACCGTGACGGTGACGTACAACTAG
- a CDS encoding peroxiredoxin — protein sequence MPVRLGDVAPDFTCETTDGPIEFHKWKGDSWAVLFSHPRDFTPVCTTELGRVAALKGEFDKRDTKVIGLSVDPLESHMAWVGDIKDVTGHALNFPLIADADRTVSNLYDMIHPNANDTLTVRSVFVVGPDNKVKLTLTYPASTGRNFHELLRVLDSLQLTSKFALATPADWTSGQDVIIATSVSDADAKQKFPGYVAKKPYLRVIPQPGK from the coding sequence ATGCCCGTTCGCCTGGGAGATGTCGCACCCGACTTCACCTGCGAGACCACCGACGGCCCCATCGAATTCCACAAGTGGAAGGGCGACTCCTGGGCCGTGCTGTTCTCGCATCCGAGGGACTTCACCCCGGTGTGCACCACCGAGCTGGGCCGCGTCGCCGCGCTGAAGGGTGAGTTCGACAAGCGCGACACCAAGGTGATCGGCCTCAGCGTGGATCCGCTGGAGAGCCACATGGCATGGGTGGGCGACATCAAGGACGTCACCGGCCACGCGCTCAACTTCCCGCTCATCGCCGACGCCGACCGAACGGTCTCCAACCTCTACGACATGATCCACCCCAACGCCAACGACACCCTCACGGTGCGCTCGGTGTTCGTGGTCGGCCCGGACAACAAGGTGAAGCTCACCCTCACCTACCCCGCCAGCACCGGGCGCAATTTCCACGAACTGCTGCGGGTGCTGGACTCGTTGCAGCTCACCTCGAAGTTCGCGCTGGCCACGCCGGCGGACTGGACGTCCGGCCAGGACGTGATCATCGCCACCAGCGTGAGCGACGCGGATGCGAAGCAGAAGTTCCCGGGGTACGTGGCGAAGAAGCCCTACCTGCGGGTGATCCCGCAGCCCGGGAAGTAG
- a CDS encoding OPT/YSL family transporter encodes MGAVRPRCARAPGVPDRARPHAAGAATAPLRPPGAREFTLRAVFVSVVVAALIGFSYPYVVLKLGFGPRMSVVSAVFGFLVLGVFSRTYNRWENNIVASAGTAAGATAFLCVLMAAFDLLNSDPTLNFHFQMQPLQSFAWLTAAGLLGTLLSVPMRRHFVVEEKLKFPDGVAAAETLIVLDSRGAESRGVTQAMGLGTACSALLMSLRADARLVGDAWYRIPELLRVGPTGTSMNFGVGWSLLSFGSGMLVGMRVNASMLAGALISWVIAPGLLLGQGMIPALTRRDVLLWVMWPATGMLVAGGLTALFLRWNIMVKTFRSFSGSSVHADDFPMKWVLIGSLACSAALVAVMRWSFGIPEWMTLASIVLSLPLMLVGIRVVGETNWGPVSALSNMMQGVFGVLAPGHIMVNMTASGVTGSVAVESEALMQCYKTGDIIGSTPRYLTYAQLLSIPVGALAVSYAYPLLRATYGIGGENGLQSPISQKWAGFARLLSAGLSALPPGALVALAVSVVLGVLFTLMESSRAKQWAPSPTGLGIGMLVPGSAVVSMFLGAVAASGWRAGSKKTADVYMVPVASGCIAGEAIVAVVIPILVGVGLVKLH; translated from the coding sequence ATGGGCGCGGTGCGTCCCCGGTGCGCCCGCGCACCCGGCGTACCGGATCGAGCTCGGCCGCATGCTGCGGGCGCTGCCACCGCGCCTCTCCGCCCGCCCGGCGCGCGCGAGTTCACCCTCCGCGCGGTGTTCGTCTCGGTGGTGGTCGCCGCGCTCATCGGCTTCTCCTATCCCTACGTGGTCCTGAAGCTGGGTTTCGGGCCGCGGATGTCGGTGGTGTCCGCGGTGTTCGGGTTCCTGGTGCTGGGCGTGTTCTCGCGCACCTACAACCGCTGGGAGAACAACATCGTGGCGTCCGCGGGCACCGCGGCGGGGGCCACCGCGTTCCTGTGCGTGCTCATGGCGGCCTTTGACCTGCTGAACTCCGACCCCACGCTCAACTTCCACTTCCAGATGCAGCCGCTGCAGTCGTTCGCATGGCTCACCGCGGCGGGGCTGCTGGGCACGCTGCTGTCCGTGCCCATGCGCCGGCACTTCGTGGTGGAGGAGAAGCTCAAGTTCCCCGACGGCGTGGCCGCCGCCGAGACGCTCATCGTGCTGGACTCGCGCGGCGCCGAATCGCGCGGCGTGACGCAGGCGATGGGCCTGGGGACCGCCTGCTCCGCGCTGCTGATGTCGCTGCGCGCCGACGCGCGGCTGGTGGGGGATGCGTGGTACCGCATTCCCGAGCTGCTGCGCGTGGGGCCCACCGGGACCAGCATGAACTTCGGCGTGGGCTGGAGCCTGCTGAGCTTCGGCTCGGGCATGCTGGTGGGGATGCGCGTCAACGCCAGCATGCTGGCCGGCGCGCTGATCTCGTGGGTGATCGCCCCGGGCCTGCTGCTCGGCCAGGGCATGATCCCAGCGCTCACCCGCCGCGACGTGCTGCTGTGGGTGATGTGGCCCGCCACCGGGATGCTGGTGGCCGGCGGGCTCACCGCGCTCTTCCTGCGTTGGAACATCATGGTGAAGACCTTCCGGAGCTTCTCCGGTTCGTCGGTGCACGCAGACGACTTTCCCATGAAGTGGGTGCTCATCGGCTCGCTGGCGTGCTCCGCCGCGCTGGTGGCCGTGATGCGCTGGAGCTTCGGCATCCCGGAGTGGATGACGCTCGCCTCCATCGTCCTGTCCCTGCCGCTGATGCTGGTGGGCATCCGCGTGGTGGGGGAGACCAACTGGGGCCCGGTGAGCGCGCTCTCGAACATGATGCAGGGCGTGTTCGGCGTGCTGGCTCCCGGGCACATCATGGTCAACATGACCGCCAGCGGCGTCACGGGCTCGGTGGCGGTGGAGTCCGAGGCCCTGATGCAGTGCTACAAGACCGGCGACATCATCGGCAGCACCCCCAGGTACCTCACCTACGCGCAGCTGCTGAGCATTCCCGTGGGCGCGCTGGCGGTCTCGTACGCCTACCCGCTGCTGAGGGCCACCTACGGCATCGGTGGCGAGAACGGGCTGCAGTCGCCCATCTCGCAGAAGTGGGCCGGGTTCGCGCGGTTGCTCTCCGCGGGGCTGAGCGCGTTGCCGCCGGGGGCGCTGGTGGCGCTGGCGGTCTCCGTGGTGCTGGGAGTGCTCTTCACGCTGATGGAATCCTCGCGCGCGAAGCAGTGGGCGCCCTCGCCCACGGGACTGGGGATCGGGATGCTGGTTCCGGGCAGCGCCGTGGTGTCCATGTTCCTGGGCGCGGTGGCGGCGTCCGGGTGGCGCGCGGGCTCGAAGAAGACCGCGGATGTGTACATGGTGCCGGTGGCGTCGGGCTGCATCGCGGGGGAGGCCATCGTGGCGGTGGTGATCCCGATCCTGGTGGGCGTGGGGCTGGTGAAACTACACTAG
- a CDS encoding molecular chaperone: MRAPFETTTTESLAPQPPLPAVGAGGMGGLLVGPTRVVFEGGVRSAQLTLVNTGARMATYRLRIIRMRMTETGEIREIQDAEGAELFADSLVRFSPRRVELAPQVPQTVRLQLRKPADLPPGEYRSHLLIQALPEQAGEDSSDLATRTLTLRLKPVFGVSVPVIVRHGETRASIRLSEVSLDDPAGAPPQERVRVVLDREGNRSVYGDLTAVLESGPGEREVVGLARGVAVYAPNPRRVFLLPLRLPRDRPPTATLHISFAAAPGAGEGPHAEATLPLR; encoded by the coding sequence TTGCGCGCGCCCTTCGAAACCACCACCACCGAGTCGTTGGCACCGCAGCCTCCACTGCCCGCGGTCGGGGCGGGCGGCATGGGCGGACTGCTGGTGGGGCCCACGCGCGTGGTGTTCGAGGGCGGCGTCCGCAGCGCGCAGCTCACCCTGGTCAACACCGGCGCCCGGATGGCCACCTATCGCCTCCGCATCATCCGCATGCGCATGACCGAGACCGGCGAGATCCGCGAGATCCAGGACGCGGAGGGCGCCGAGCTCTTCGCCGACAGCCTGGTGCGCTTCTCGCCTCGCCGCGTGGAGCTGGCGCCCCAGGTGCCCCAGACCGTGCGCCTGCAGCTGCGCAAGCCGGCGGACCTGCCCCCCGGCGAATACCGCTCCCACCTGCTCATCCAGGCGCTGCCGGAGCAGGCCGGTGAAGACTCCTCGGATCTCGCGACCCGCACGCTCACGCTGCGCCTCAAGCCCGTGTTCGGCGTCTCCGTGCCGGTGATCGTGCGCCACGGCGAGACGCGTGCTTCCATCCGGCTCTCCGAAGTGAGCCTCGACGACCCCGCCGGCGCCCCGCCCCAGGAACGGGTGCGCGTGGTGCTGGACCGGGAAGGCAACCGCTCCGTGTATGGCGACCTGACCGCGGTGCTGGAGAGCGGCCCGGGCGAGCGTGAGGTGGTGGGCCTGGCGCGCGGTGTGGCGGTGTACGCGCCGAACCCCCGCCGCGTCTTCCTGCTGCCGCTGCGCCTGCCCCGCGATCGTCCGCCGACCGCCACATTGCACATCTCGTTCGCCGCGGCCCCCGGGGCCGGCGAAGGACCTCATGCCGAGGCCACGCTCCCGCTGCGCTGA
- a CDS encoding T9SS type A sorting domain-containing protein — MEVLLRRTSSRVTRHTRPRGWMLSTLGLLACVAVVSTGRAGAASVLPEDGGMRGEPGAPVRPGLVRFQALPRAHAAATPGLGVMMEGPRGDSPVGRAAVSAMKRMTQAVHAAQLPGVTVDSSGLNAPDIPVTGAGFEGITQNGYIPGEPTVAAGPLNVFTTGNVTVTVTDKDGSNRTEVNGRTFFGVLAGEGAVFDPLCHYDALRGRFLALALTKGTNPNYSAVYIAVSKTSDARGEWWQYRFDLTLDGTRPTTNWGDFPGLGVSDDKIAVSTQQYTLSADTYNYQKLRVMDRAAMYDGLPTGFVDFVMFSPPPTGDKASIFATKPGRNLSPDSTIHVFTVRYKGGPNVAYRRITGPPDAPVLSAGNLVASSVYSLPPDAAQPGTTNLVQTNDCRTPEFHVRDGVLTIAWHFGINFGSGDVTAIRLYRMRTSDRHVLTDETYGADGVFYYYPAAVPDAAGGVYLGFGRSSATEYPSSWATGRRPSETALEPSVLLKPGVIYTAQSRWGDYTGIGMDESASGPGGTSAWYAGQYVKATNNFGAWISPLEFTYGRIGGTAFADCDSNAATSLDRSPLAGATVTLFRGATPVDTASVDTAGNFLFGYLETGAYDAVLTVPPGAAELAVTVGTGADTQAVVSNTRLHFSVTHVQFSDGNEFLVAPAHPWPSTSAATPAHKEVGDTAFDIAVAGSGFTGCSEVRLDGSPRVTVQSGPGSLSARITAADLVVPGAHHVTVWSPAPGGGVSNPQVFYVGIAPDTLPPTVQVLAPNGGEHWPAGSIQSVLWTDGDDRGVDSVRVEYSLHGAGGPWAIAAQNVPNTGSYAWTLPMALTDSAVVRIRAFDTFLNEGLDAGDSLFEFSYPLVGVQPAKPLAFALRRPAPNPARGGVTLRFSLAAAGPAAIEILDVAGRRVWSRRWERLDAGEHFARWEGNGSAGQSAGAGLYFVRLAAAAGTRHEKLVLVR, encoded by the coding sequence ATGGAAGTCCTGCTCCGCCGGACCAGTTCTCGCGTCACCCGACACACCCGTCCCCGCGGGTGGATGCTGTCCACCCTGGGCCTCCTTGCCTGCGTCGCCGTGGTCTCCACGGGCCGCGCCGGAGCGGCCTCCGTGCTACCCGAGGACGGCGGCATGCGCGGGGAGCCGGGCGCGCCGGTGCGTCCGGGCCTGGTGCGCTTCCAGGCGCTGCCCCGGGCCCACGCCGCCGCCACTCCGGGCCTGGGCGTGATGATGGAAGGTCCGCGGGGCGACTCCCCGGTGGGCCGGGCCGCGGTGTCTGCCATGAAGCGCATGACGCAGGCGGTCCACGCCGCCCAGCTCCCCGGTGTGACGGTGGACTCCAGCGGCCTGAATGCGCCGGACATACCCGTCACCGGGGCCGGATTCGAGGGCATCACCCAGAACGGCTACATCCCGGGCGAACCCACCGTGGCGGCCGGACCCCTCAACGTCTTCACCACCGGAAACGTCACGGTGACCGTCACCGACAAGGACGGCAGCAACCGCACCGAGGTGAACGGGCGCACATTCTTCGGGGTGCTGGCGGGGGAGGGCGCGGTGTTCGACCCGCTGTGTCACTACGACGCCCTGCGCGGACGGTTCCTGGCGCTGGCCCTGACCAAGGGCACCAACCCGAACTACTCCGCCGTGTACATCGCGGTGTCCAAGACCTCGGACGCCCGGGGCGAGTGGTGGCAGTACCGCTTCGACCTGACCCTGGACGGCACCCGCCCGACCACCAACTGGGGCGACTTCCCGGGCCTCGGGGTGAGCGACGACAAGATCGCCGTGAGCACCCAGCAGTACACGCTGTCCGCCGACACCTACAACTACCAGAAGCTCCGCGTGATGGACCGCGCCGCGATGTATGACGGGCTGCCGACCGGCTTCGTGGACTTCGTGATGTTCTCCCCGCCGCCCACCGGCGACAAGGCCAGCATCTTCGCCACCAAGCCGGGGCGGAACCTGAGCCCGGACTCCACCATTCACGTGTTCACCGTGCGCTACAAGGGCGGGCCCAACGTGGCGTACCGGAGAATCACCGGGCCTCCGGATGCGCCGGTGCTGTCCGCGGGCAACCTGGTGGCGTCCAGCGTGTACAGCCTGCCGCCTGACGCGGCCCAGCCGGGGACCACCAACCTGGTTCAGACCAATGACTGCCGCACCCCCGAGTTCCACGTGCGCGACGGGGTGCTGACCATCGCCTGGCATTTCGGGATCAACTTCGGCAGCGGCGACGTGACCGCCATCCGGCTCTACCGCATGCGCACCAGCGACCGCCACGTGCTCACCGACGAGACCTACGGCGCCGACGGCGTGTTCTACTACTACCCGGCCGCGGTCCCCGACGCCGCCGGCGGGGTGTACCTGGGCTTCGGCCGCTCCAGCGCCACCGAGTACCCCTCGTCCTGGGCCACCGGCAGGCGGCCCTCGGAGACCGCGCTGGAGCCCAGCGTGCTGCTCAAGCCCGGCGTGATCTATACCGCGCAGAGCCGCTGGGGCGACTACACCGGCATCGGCATGGACGAATCCGCCTCCGGTCCCGGCGGCACCTCCGCGTGGTACGCGGGACAGTACGTGAAGGCGACCAACAATTTTGGCGCGTGGATCAGCCCGCTCGAGTTCACCTACGGCCGGATCGGTGGCACCGCCTTCGCCGATTGCGACAGCAACGCAGCCACTTCCCTGGACCGCTCCCCGCTGGCGGGGGCCACCGTCACGCTCTTCCGGGGCGCGACCCCGGTGGACACCGCCTCCGTGGACACCGCCGGCAACTTCCTCTTCGGCTACCTGGAGACCGGGGCGTACGACGCCGTGCTGACCGTGCCCCCGGGCGCGGCGGAGCTGGCGGTCACGGTGGGGACGGGCGCCGACACCCAGGCGGTGGTGTCCAACACCCGGCTGCACTTCTCGGTGACCCACGTGCAGTTCTCCGACGGGAACGAGTTCCTGGTGGCACCGGCGCACCCATGGCCGTCCACATCCGCGGCCACCCCCGCGCACAAGGAGGTCGGGGACACCGCGTTCGACATCGCGGTGGCCGGCTCGGGTTTCACCGGCTGCTCCGAGGTGCGCCTCGACGGCAGCCCGCGGGTCACGGTCCAGTCGGGCCCGGGCTCGCTCTCCGCGCGGATCACCGCCGCGGACCTGGTAGTTCCGGGCGCCCACCACGTCACGGTGTGGAGCCCCGCCCCGGGCGGGGGCGTGTCCAACCCGCAGGTCTTCTACGTGGGGATCGCGCCCGACACCCTGCCCCCGACGGTCCAGGTGCTCGCGCCGAACGGGGGCGAGCACTGGCCCGCGGGCTCGATCCAGTCGGTCCTGTGGACGGACGGGGACGACCGCGGCGTGGACTCGGTGCGGGTGGAGTACTCGCTGCATGGCGCGGGAGGGCCGTGGGCGATCGCGGCGCAGAACGTGCCCAACACCGGCTCCTACGCGTGGACGCTGCCCATGGCGCTCACCGACAGCGCCGTGGTGCGCATCCGGGCCTTCGACACCTTCCTCAACGAGGGCCTCGACGCGGGCGACAGCCTGTTCGAATTCAGTTACCCGCTGGTGGGAGTGCAGCCGGCGAAGCCGCTCGCGTTCGCGCTGCGGCGCCCCGCGCCCAATCCCGCGCGGGGCGGGGTCACGCTGCGCTTCTCCCTGGCCGCCGCAGGGCCGGCCGCGATCGAGATCCTGGACGTGGCCGGACGGCGGGTGTGGTCGCGCCGGTGGGAACGACTGGACGCGGGGGAGCACTTCGCTCGCTGGGAAGGCAACGGGAGCGCCGGTCAGAGTGCGGGGGCCGGGCTGTATTTCGTGAGGCTGGCCGCGGCGGCAGGCACGCGGCACGAGAAGCTGGTGCTGGTAAGGTAG